Proteins found in one Etheostoma spectabile isolate EspeVRDwgs_2016 chromosome 14, UIUC_Espe_1.0, whole genome shotgun sequence genomic segment:
- the tril gene encoding TLR4 interactor with leucine rich repeats, translated as MDTGNFLAGTCFLLLSLNGFMSSSPSFCPDRCDCQHPQHLMCTNRGLRTVPKPSTRVPEEVLIFSLGGNFIVNISAFDFTRYSNLVRLNLQYNQIQTIHPKAFEKLSKLEELYLGHNLFSNIPAGTLQSLKKLTILCGNNNDIKNLTSELFANLDNLVKLRLDGNSIEVLQDSVFKSLTSLHYLHLESNKLQHIHKNAFSKLTNLRFLNLAHNKQSTVRNALIFSQLKALTTLLLSENEIQYVGNHVFQNLKKLSKLSLSNNRISRLDSRALKGLSSLRELLIDGNELEEIPAGLLDSLERIEELDFSRNRISTVDSLAFSQLKHLRVLKLKNNMLTSLSGDIFALNNVLYDLDLHGNNWTCDCRLEELRRWMTAAHSQGKLLTVFVQCHHPATLRGKYLDYVNSSQLQPLGNWTHLCRSQAGPEESRGGRVLVKVEGKQNGTVDTIKQKERGEGGQVQETEGVDMRHENGDGVIMRKEGEKRKKEGQEGVGIQGDQSGLEVAESSSSPQRKKHSKKKESLNPRLQPAAEAAGKRDKSRQRSDVIYRTDPPAMSTPSHAGNQDRDSTDANTGVNTTTPVQSGEKFDLLRSSDQEEALPLVTDPCVFNRRFITNVSVDQVTSSTVTIYWLTRDHHRYTPGFGPGLDEVHYRILFDRFGTPDRFPRYVYARGTARSITLRELSSDVTYMVCVEGVVGGSVCQVAPRDHCAGLVTLPEGFSHGGVLTSDLQLVTVATLAGNAVLLLVIGGVWLGRSLKRRLQRRKTAVHVRHMYSTRRPFRSAVTTASVSADFTSYQSSRPARLAPLEEGDLIEFPCDRFLDSNSVRRDSGMQRFSD; from the coding sequence ATGGATACGGGCAATTTCCTGGCTGGGACATGCTTTCTCCTCCTGTCGCTCAATGGGTTCATGTCTTCTTCACCGAGCTTTTGTCCCGACCGCTGTGACTGCCAGCACCCGCAGCACCTCATGTGCACCAACCGCGGGTTGCGCACTGTGCCCAAACCCAGCACGCGGGTACCAGAGGAAGTGCTGATCTTCAGCCTTGGGGGTAACTTCATTGTTAACATATCCGCTTTTGACTTCACACGGTACAGTAACCTCGTGAGGTTGAATTTACAGTACAATCAAATACAAACTATTCACCCAAAAGCATTTGAGAAACTCTCCAAGTTGGAGGAGCTGTACTTGGGACACAATCTTTTTTCAAATATACCCGCTGGGACTTTACAATCCCTAAAAAAATTAACTATTCTCTGTGGAAATAATAATGACATTAAGAATCTCACATCGGAGCTCTTTGCCAACTTGGATAATCTTGTTAAATTGCGTCTGGATGGCAACTCAATAGAAGTTCTGCAGGactctgtttttaaaagtttgaccAGCCTGCATTATCTCCATCTGGAATCCAACAAACTGCAGCATATTCACAAGAACGCTTTCTCTAAACTCACCAACCTGCGCTTTCTAAACCTGGCCCACAACAAGCAGTCGACCGTGCGCAATGCCCTTATTTTCTCCCAACTCAAAGCTCTGACAACATTGCTTCTGTCTGAAAATGAAATCCAGTACGTTGGAAACCACGTCTTCCAAAATCTAAAAAAGCTGTCCAAACTGTCCCTCAGCAACAACAGAATCTCTCGCCTGGACAGCAGGGCTCTGAAGGGGCTTTCGAGCCTCAGAGAGCTTCTGATTGACGGCAACGAGCTGGAGGAAATCCCCGCCGGTCTCCTGGACTCTCTGGAGCGCATCGAGGAGCTGGACTTCAGTCGCAACCGGATTTCCACCGTGGACTCTTTGGCTTTTTCGCAACTTAAACATCTGAGAGTGCTGAAGTTGAAGAACAACATGCTCACCAGCCTTTCCGGGGACATTTTTGCCCTCAACAACGTGCTTTACGACCTAGATCTCCATGGCAACAACTGGACGTGCGACTGTCGCCTGGAGGAGCTGAGAAGATGGATGACTGCTGCGCATTCTCAGGGCAAACTACTGACTGTTTTTGTGCAATGTCATCACCCAGCAACTCTGAGGGGGAAATATTTGGACTATGTGAACAGCTCCCAGCTGCAGCCCCTCGGGAACTGGACCCACTTGTGTAGGAGCCAAGCTGGGCCTGAGGAGAGCCGTGGAGGGAGGGTGTTGGTAAAAGtggagggaaaacaaaatggaacAGTGGATACAATAAAGCAGAAGGAGAGAGGTGAAGGAGGCCAGGTGCAGGAGACAGAAGGTGTAGATATGAGACATGAGAACGGGGATGGAGTCATTATgaggaaagaaggagagaagaggaagaaagaaggacAGGAGGGGGTGGGAATCCAGGGAGACCAAAGTGGTCTAGAGGTGGCAGAATCCTCTTCTTCaccacaaagaaagaaacactCAAAAAAGAAAGAGTCACTCAACCCAAGATTACAACCTGCTGCTGAGGCTGCTGGGAAACGGGACAAAAGTAGGCAAAGGTCAGATGTAATTTACAGAACCGATCCACCAGCTATGTCCACACCAagccatgcaggaaaccagGACAGGGACTCCACTGATGCAAACACAGGGGTCAACACCACGACTCCAGTCCAGTCAGGAGAAAAGTTTGATCTTCTGAGATCGTCAGATCAGGAGGAGGCTCTGCCTCTAGTCACAGATCCTTGTGTGTTCAACCGCCGTTTCATCACTAATGTTTCAGTGGATCAAGTGACATCTAGTACTGTCACCATCTACTGGCTCACCAGGGATCATCACCGCTACACACCAGGATTTGGGCCGGGCCTAGATGAGGTCCACTACCGGATTCTTTTCGACCGCTTTGGCACTCCGGATCGTTTCCCTCGCTATGTTTACGCTCGTGGCACAGCTCGCTCCATCACCCTTCGAGAACTCAGCTCAGATGTGACCTACATGGTCTGCGTGGAGGGAGTAGTCGGAGGATCTGTTTGCCAAGTTGCACCCCGGGACCACTGCGCCGGGCTGGTCACTCTCCCCGAGGGCTTCAGCCATGGAGGCgtgctgacctctgacctccagctGGTGACGGTGGCCACGCTGGCCGGGAACGCCGTGCTGCTGCTTGTCATCGGCGGGGTCTGGCTGGGGCGAAGCctgaagaggaggctgcagaggAGGAAGACGGCCGTGCACGTGCGGCACATGTACTCGACCAGGCGACCATTTCGTTCTGCCGTGACGACCGCCTCGGTGTCAGCTGACTTCACAAGCTACCAAAGCAGCCGTCCGGCACGACTGGCACCTCTGGAGGAAGGGGACCTCATTGAGTTCCCGTGTGACCGCTTTCTGGACAGCAACAGCGTTCGCAGAGACAGTGGCATGCAGAGATTCTCGGACTAG